In Nocardioides sp. W7, the genomic stretch TTGCGTCGTGCGTCGGCGAGCACCCCGGCCAGCGTCCAGTCCGTCATGGTTCCTCCTGTGACGGCGGTCACCCTATGCTCCGCGCGTGGTCGACAGCGCACGCAAGATCGAGAACCTGCTCTACGCCTACGCCGAGGCGATCGACTCCGGCGACCTCGATGGAGTCGCGGCGCTCTTCGCGCGCGGCCGGATCCACGGCGCGGAAGGCGGCCCGCCCGGCACCGTCTTCGAGGGTCGCGACGCGGTGCGCGGGCTCTACGAGATGGCGACCCGGCTGTACGACGACGGCACGCCCCGGACCCACCACGTGACCACGAACGCCCGCGTGGAGGTCGACGAGGACGCCGGGAGCGCCACCTGCTCGTCGTACTACCTGGTCACCCAGGCGACCCCCGACCTGCCGCTGCAGGTGATCATCACCGGTCGCTACCGCGACACCTTCCACCGGGTCAACGGAGCCTGGTGCTTCGACACCCGGACCATGTACGTCGACCAGACCGGCGACCTGTCCCACCACCTGAAGTTCTGAAGATCCGGTGGTTGAGCAGGCTGCGCCAGCACCCGGTGGTTGAGCAGGTTGCGCTAGCAACCGTTGCCCGGTGGTTGAGCAGGTTGCGCTAGCAACCGTGTCGAAACCCGCTAGCGCGGCTTCGATGCTCAACCACCGTCAGGTCAGGGCCGGCAGACCCGGCAGGGCGTGAGACTCGGGTTGTCGCCGGCTGCGCGCAGGTCGTCGCGGTGC encodes the following:
- a CDS encoding nuclear transport factor 2 family protein, which translates into the protein MVDSARKIENLLYAYAEAIDSGDLDGVAALFARGRIHGAEGGPPGTVFEGRDAVRGLYEMATRLYDDGTPRTHHVTTNARVEVDEDAGSATCSSYYLVTQATPDLPLQVIITGRYRDTFHRVNGAWCFDTRTMYVDQTGDLSHHLKF